Proteins found in one Desulfovibrio gilichinskyi genomic segment:
- a CDS encoding molybdenum cofactor biosynthesis protein MoaE encodes MDISKKIAELKQDPEFANNVGMILIHNGIVRGWSRDSHDEVSGIEIKADYAKIKQIKAEHEKFPGIYKIVVEANEGTFKPGDDVLFLIVAGDIRENVKACLASLLDRVKSEAFSKNEIMA; translated from the coding sequence ATGGACATTTCAAAAAAAATTGCTGAACTCAAGCAAGATCCAGAATTTGCTAACAACGTCGGAATGATTTTAATTCATAATGGAATCGTCCGCGGCTGGTCCCGCGATTCACACGATGAAGTTTCAGGAATAGAAATTAAAGCCGACTATGCAAAAATTAAACAAATTAAGGCTGAACACGAAAAATTTCCAGGTATCTATAAAATTGTTGTTGAAGCGAATGAAGGAACATTCAAACCCGGCGATGATGTCCTTTTTCTCATTGTTGCAGGTGATATCCGCGAAAACGTCAAAGCCTGTCTTGCTTCACTGCTCGACAGAGTAAAATCTGAAGCTTTCAGCAAAAATGAAATAATGGCTTAA
- a CDS encoding glycosyltransferase family 2 protein, which translates to MSVDKNNYSPEISIIIPTYNRSEMLCRAVRSVLGQSFTDFECLIVNDGSTDDTAQTLETYTDSRIKVLFQENRGVSAARNLAIKESTGKYIALLDSDDEWLPKKLEMQLAFMRSENLDISQTNEIWVRNDKRVNQSKKYAKPSGMFFDRSLETCLISPSCAMFNKKFWDSVGPFDENMPACEDYDLWIRSGFKFPVGLLEDKLTIKYGGRPDQLTNSVACFDLYRIYSIIKLLHCNELSLEELELAKVELQRKAGYFVGGCKKRGKFEQAEKVEQMVKNVLEGQAVIPIEILPVQE; encoded by the coding sequence ATGTCAGTTGATAAAAATAATTATTCTCCAGAAATATCTATTATTATACCTACTTATAATCGCTCTGAAATGCTTTGCCGGGCTGTAAGGTCAGTTTTAGGGCAGAGTTTTACTGACTTTGAATGTTTGATCGTAAATGACGGATCAACAGATGACACTGCGCAGACACTCGAAACATATACTGATTCACGTATAAAAGTTTTGTTTCAGGAAAACAGAGGTGTTTCTGCTGCCCGTAATCTGGCGATAAAAGAATCAACTGGAAAGTATATAGCTTTGCTCGATTCAGATGATGAATGGTTACCTAAAAAACTTGAAATGCAGCTTGCATTTATGAGGTCTGAAAACTTAGATATAAGTCAGACAAATGAAATTTGGGTTCGTAATGATAAAAGGGTAAATCAAAGTAAAAAATATGCGAAACCATCAGGAATGTTTTTTGACCGTTCTCTTGAAACGTGTTTGATCAGCCCGTCATGCGCAATGTTTAATAAAAAATTCTGGGACAGTGTAGGGCCGTTTGATGAAAATATGCCCGCTTGCGAAGATTATGATCTATGGATCAGGTCCGGATTTAAATTTCCGGTAGGTTTGCTGGAAGACAAATTGACCATTAAGTATGGCGGACGCCCGGACCAGCTTACAAATAGTGTTGCATGTTTTGATTTATATAGAATTTATTCTATTATAAAGTTATTGCATTGCAATGAGTTAAGCTTAGAAGAACTTGAACTTGCCAAGGTGGAGTTGCAGCGCAAAGCAGGGTATTTTGTGGGTGGCTGTAAAAAACGTGGAAAGTTTGAGCAGGCTGAAAAGGTTGAACAAATGGTCAAAAATGTTTTAGAAGGACAGGCAGTAATACCGATAGAGATTCTTCCTGTGCAAGAATAG